In Glandiceps talaboti chromosome 4, keGlaTala1.1, whole genome shotgun sequence, a single window of DNA contains:
- the LOC144434260 gene encoding vasoactive intestinal polypeptide receptor-like, with product MYGTMSQLIAYILFLLPVVQINMAQNMLTELRDSYVDCWNKIIATSSPAYDHDRYCITYWDGFMCWPAVEAGTVVALDCPHYFFGDVEGEHVYRACDDDGYWENSNVTNFKACEEAGKYDVSMEDYLQTIRIIYKIGYALSLVALTIAMGIFLYFKKLWCPRNIIHMNLFLSFMLRAVIIYIRDSFQDQSYSKAGDDLFGGGMNISVETFIYGNATIPNTTPSDVSTPGCKIVFTLTNYFTACNYFWLLVEGVYLHSLITVAVFSEKAGIKWYIALGWGFPLAFIMPWVIVQATINNEACWDAVYFSPYFWIISAPVMLSIVINFLLFLNIVRVLATKLRATNAAEAKKLRYRKLAKSTMVLIPLFGVYYMVTCGIPPQKNVEVEKFRLAWDLILASFQGFVVAILYCFMNGEVKAEISKRWHVRQLTRDINASRSYRNGHSTTFSNLTRKDSHSAMVKDSPQGSPNLSKRSEYILMMGNGNVDPNRGMTELETERNKINETQDNNCTDTNDNTPKLNRTDEKQRVHDEEKLELILDINSEETDSPRVPRGKGIIKMEAGPHQSPRRSPKLKTHFRSTDQACDCLTALADEEDVDDDDEQSSESDPTAIESVV from the exons ATTAATATGGCGCAGAATATGCTTACGGAGCTTCGGGATTCTTATGTAGATTGCTGGAACAAGATAATCGCAACATCTTCCCCAGCTTATGACCATG ATCGCTACTGTATTACGTACTGGGATGGCTTCATGTGTTGGCCTGCCGTAGAAGCAGGAACTGTGGTCGCGTTAGATTGTCCCCATTATTTTTTTGGAGACGTGGAAGGAG AGCACGTATACAGAGCTTGTGATGATGATGGCTATTGGGAGAATAGCAACGTCACTAATTTCAAAGCTTGTGAAGAGGCCGGGAAATATGATGTTAGTATGGAG GACTACCTGCAAACAATTCGAATCATTTACAAGATTGGTTATGCATTGTCTCTCGTCGCCTTAACTATTGCAATGGGCATATTCCTTTATTTTAA GAAACTATGGTGTCCTCGGAACATTATACACATGAATTTGTTTTTATCGTTTATGCTGCGTGCTGTCATAATCTACATACGAGACAGTTTCCAAGACCAATCGTATTCCAAAGCAGGAGATGACCTCTTTGGTGGTGGTATGAACATTAGTGTCGAAACGTTTATATATGGAAATGCTACCATTCCAAATACCACTCCATCCGACGTAAGT ACGCCAGGATGTAAAATCGTGTTTACATTAACTAATTATTTCACCGCTTGCAATTACTTCTGGTTGTTGGTTGAAGGCGTATATCTTCACAGTCTCATAACGGTGGCAGTGTTTTCCGAGAAAGCAGGCATTAAATGGTATATCGCTCTTGGATGGG GTTTTCCATTAGCATTCATCATGCCATGGGTCATTGTGCAGGCTACTATTAACAACGAGGC ATGCTGGGATGCTGTCTATTTCTCTCCATATTTCTGGATCATTTCAGCCCCAGTTATGCTTTCAATAGTG ATCaattttttactatttttaaatattgtgCGTGTCTTGGCCACCAAGCTAAGAGCCACAAATGCCGCTGAAGCCAAAAAGCTAAGGTACAG GAAATTAGCCAAATCTACCATGGTATTGATACCGTTGTTTGGAGTATACTACATGGTGACCTGTGGCATACCACCGCAAAAGAATGTAGAAGTTGAAAAGTTCCGCCTTGCTTGGGATCTCATTCTTGCTTCATTCCAG GGATTCGTGGTTGCCATCCTCTACTGTTTCATGAACGGCGAAGTAAAGGCGGAAATTTCCAAGCGCTGGCACGTCAGGCAATTGACACGTGATATCAACGCGAGCAGAAGCTACAGAAATGGACACTCGACCACTTTCAGCAATTTGACGCGGAAAGACTCTCATTCAGCCATGGTGAAGGATTCGCCACAGGGGTCACCCAATTTATCGAAGAGAAGCGAATATATATTGATGATGGGAAATGGCAATGTGGATCCAAATCGAGGGATGACTGAGTTAGAGACAGAACGAAACAAGATTAATGAAACACAAGACAACAATTGTACGGATACCAATGACAACACACCAAAACTGAACAGGACTGATGAAAAACAAAGAGTTCACGACGAGGAAAAACTAGAACTTATTCTTGATATTAATTCCGAGGAAACAGATTCTCCGAGGGTACCTCGTGGTAAAGGAATCATTAAAATGGAAGCAGGACCACACCAAAGCCCGAGGAGATCGCCGAAGCTGAAAACGCACTTCAGGAGCACTGATCAAGCATGTGACTGTTTGACGGCATTGGCTGATGAGGAGGAcgtggatgatgatgatgaacaatCGTCAGAGAGTGATCCCACCGCTATAGAAAGTGTTGTGTAA